A window of Paraburkholderia megapolitana genomic DNA:
GGCTCGGCGGTGCGCGGCACCAGGGGCACGCTGCGCGCGTTCGACCCGGCCCGCAACGCGGAAATCGAGCCGACCTTCGGCGCAGGCGGCACGGCGGAAGTCGAGCGGGCCTGCGAACTGGCCGCGCGCGCATTCGATCCGTACCGCGCCGCGCCGCTGGAAACGCGCGCCCGCTTTCTCGAAGCGATTGCCGACAATATCGTGGCGCTCGGCGATGCGTTGATCGAACGCGCGCACGCCGAATCCGCTCTGCCGAAAGCGCGCCTCGAAGGTGAGCGCGGCCGCACGGTCGGTCAGTTGAAGCTGTTTGCTGCGCTGGTGCGCGAGGGTCGCTGGCTCACCGCCACGCTCGACTCCGCGTTGCCCGAACGCAAGCCGCAGCCGCGGCCGGATCTGCGCTTGCAGAAAATTCCGGTCGGGCCGGTCGCGGTGTTCGGTGCGAGCAATTTCCCGCTGGCGTTTTCGGTCGCGGGCGGCGATACCGCATCGGCGTTCGCCGCCGGTTGCCCGGTTGTCGCGAAGGCGCATCCGGCGCACCTCGGTACGTCCGAACTGGTCGGCCGCGCGATCCAGAAAGCGGTCGTCGACTGCGATCTGCCGGAAGGCGTGTTCTCGCTACTGGTCGGCGCCGGGAACGAGATCGGCGAAGCGCTCGTCGCGCATCCGGCGATCAAGTCGGTTGGCTTTACAGGGTCGCGCCGTGGCGGCCTCGCACTCGTCGATATCGCGGCGAAGCGTCGCGAGCCGATTCCGGTGTTCGCCGAGATGAGCAGCGTCAATCCGTTTTTCCTGTTGCCAGGCGCGCTGAAAGCGCGCGGCGATGAAATCGCGGCCGGTTTCGTCGAGTCGGTGACGCTCGGCGTCGGGCAGTTCTGCACGAATCCGGGCCTTGTCATTACGCTCGATGGCGAAGAGACGCAGCGCTTCATCGACGCGGCGGCCCAGGCGCTCGCAAAGAAGGGCGCGCAGACCATGCTCACCGCCGGCATCGCGGCTGCCTATAAGGATGGTGTTCTGCAGCGCGGCGAGGAACGTGGCGTGACCACCGTCGCGCAGGGCATGGCCAGTGATGCGTCGTGTGCGGCGCTGCCGGCGCTCTTCACGACGAACGCGATGCATTTCCTCGCTACGCCGGAGCTCGAAGACGAGATCTTCGGGCCGACGTCGCTGATCGTCATCTGCCCGACCATCGAAGACATGCTGCAAGTGGCGCGTCATGTGGAAGGCCAGTTGACCGCGACGTTGCAACTCGAAGCCGAAGACTATCCGCTCGCGCGGCAACTGCTGCCGGTGCTCGAGCGCAAGGCCGGTCGCATCCTCGCAAACGGTTTCCCGACCGGCGTCGAAGTGTCCTACGCGATGGTGCACGGCGGTCCATTCCCGGCTACATCGGACTCGCGCTCGACATCGGTCGGGGCGACCGCGATCGAGCGTTTCCTGCGCCCGGTCTGCTATCAGGATCTGCCCGCCGACCTGCTGCCCGAAGCGCTGCGCGACGAGAATCCGCTGAAGCTCTGGCGTCTGCGCGACGGCAAGCTCGGGCGGGAATAAGCCGCGCCTGAAAGTCCGGCACGCCGGGCGCTCATGCGCCCGGCCCTTTCTCTTTCCATCTCCTGCGCCATGACCGACGCCAGCCGACGCTATCCCGACCTCTCTGTTCGCATTCTCGATCCGCGCTTCAATGCGCTGCGCCTTCCGCTCGCCTCGGTCGAGTGCCTGTACCAGGGCACGCGCTGGTCCGAAGGACCGGTATGGTTCGGCGACGGCCGCTATCTGTTGTGGAGCGACATCCCGAACAACCGCATGCTGCGATGGGACGAGGAGAGCGGCGCGGTGACGCCGTTTCGCCGGCCGTCGAATAACGCGAACGGCAACACGCGCGACCGGGAGGGACGGCTCGTCACCTGCGAGCATCTGACGCGGCGTGTCACACGCACCGAATACGATGGCTCGATCACCGTGCTCGCCGACCGCTATCTGGGCAAGCGCCTCAATTCGCCGAACGATGTCGTCGTGAAGTCCGACGGGTCGATCTGGTTCAGCGATCCGACCTTCGGCATCGAGGGCTATTACGAGGGCGAGAAGCAGGAGTCCGAGTTGTCGGCCTGCGTTTATCGCGTCGATGGACAGACCGGCGAGGTGAGCGTCGTTGCCGATACGGTGCTGGGTCCGAACGGACTCGCGTTTTCACCGGACGAGTCGGTGCTGTACATCGTCGAGTCGCGCGGCACGCCGCGCAAGATCCGCGCATTCGATGTCGCCGGCGATGGCCGCACGCTCACTGGCGACCGCGTGCTGATCGACGCGGGCCAGGGCACGCCCGATGGCTTTCGTGTCGATATCCACGGCAACCTGTGGTGCGGTTGGGGCATGGGCACCGACGAACTCGACGGCGTACGCGTGTTCACCGCGCAAGGCGAGGCGATCGGACATATCGCGCTGCCCGAGCGGTGCGCGAATCTGTGCTTCGGCGGGCGACATCGCAACCGTTTGTTCATGGCGGCGTCGCACGGGCTGTATTCGCTGTACGTGAATACGCAGGGTGTGAAGGGCGGTTGATGAGCGGTCGCGTCGTGCGGGGAAGTTGCTAAACAAGTTGAGGAAATAACCTGGCAGAGCAGTAACGCGGATCCCGACACAACCGGTAAAACCCTTATAAATAGCGGGTAAGCGGCGTAATTCCTCTTGCTCGAGCACACCATGTGTTTCTGAAATTTGCTTGACATCTGCGGGCCGCCTTCGCTATGTTCCACGAGGGGCGAGACACGGGGCGCTGCTACTGGACCGGTAGCGGACCCCCTACAAGAAGCGAGGAGATGCAATGATTTTTTCGGGTAGCGGGTCAGCAAGGTACGTCGCGGCGTGCGCGACACTCACCGCCGCGGCGACACTGACAGCATTCGCGCCGCTCGCGCACGCAGCCGGTCCGGTCGCGCTCAACATCGTCGACGTAGCCGGCGACTTGCAACTGACACAAAAAGGTTTCGAAGCCTTCAAGGCGAAATACCCGAACCTCGTTTCGAACATCACCTACACGAATGCACCGGCTCCGCAGTTGCCCGGCAAGATCAAGGCGATGCAGGGAGCCGGGCGCTCCGATATCGATCTCGTGCTGACCGGCACCGACGCGCTCGCGGCCGGCATCCAGCAGAACCTGTGGATCAAGCTGCTGCCCGATCAAGCGGCTGCGTTTCCCGGCACGCTCGACCGCTACGCGCCCGGGCCGCGCAAGATGCAGGACCTTGCGCAGGGGTATGGGCTCGAGGTCGCGTATATGCCCGCTGGTCCGCTGCTCGAATACAACCCGGCGAAGGTCAGCGATCCGCCGCGAACACCCGCGCAACTGCTGCAATGGTGCAAGGCGCACCCGGACAAGCTGATCTACGCGCGGCCCGCCAATTCGGGTCCGGGCCGCACGTTTCTAATGGGCTTGCCGTATGTACTCGGCGACAAGGATCCGCAGGATCCGGTCAATGGCTGGGACAAGACATGGGCTTTCCTGAAGCAGCTGAATGACTGCATTCCGTACTACCCGGGCGGCACGTCGGCGGTCATGAAGGAGCTCGGCGAGGGCACGCGCGACATGACGGTTACCGTCACCGGCTGGGACATCAATCCGCGCGCACTCGGCATCGTGCCGGCGGAGTTCCGCGTGCAGGCGTTCGACAACATGACATGGGTCAACGACGCGCACTACATGGTGATCCCGAAGGGCGTGCCGAAAGAGAAGCTCGACGTGCTCTACAAGTTGATGAACTTCATGCTGGAGCCTGCGCAGCAGGCGCTCACGTACGACGACGGTTACTTCTATCCCGGCCCCGCGATCAAGGGCGTCACCGTCGATCAGGCGCCGGCGCACAGTCAGGACGTGCTGAAGCAGTACGGTCGTCCCGAGTACGCGAAGCTGCTGGCCGAACGTCCACACGTACTGCCGCTCAGTGCATCCGCGATGGTGGCGGCGTTCCAGAAATGGGACCGTGAAGTAGGCGCGCAGAAAACGAAGTAGCCAGCCGTGTTATGCGAGCGAACCGGACGGTGGCCCGCGATGCCGTCGTCCGCATCAGGACATCGTCATGAAGCATCAGTTTGAGCAATTGCGGCTCGCAGCAGTGAGTCGCAGTTTCACGAGCGCCGACGGCCATCCGGTCGCGGCGCTTCAAGGACTCGATCTCGACATCCGGCGCGGCGAGTTCATCGCGTTGCTGGGGCCTTCGGGGTGCGGCAAGTCGACGGCGCTCAACTGCATCGCGGGCCTGCAACCGCTCACGTCCGGCGGCATCTGGCTCGACGAAACGCGCATCGACATACTGCCGCCCGAGAAGCGCGGCTTCGGTATGGTGTTTCAGAACTACGCGTTGTTTCCACACATGTCGGTACTCGACAACGTCGGCTTCGGCCTGAAGATGCGCGGCGTGTCGAAGAGCGAAACCGCGCGCCGCGCACGCGATGCGTTGCAACTCGTGCAACTGGTCGGCCACGAACGCAAGCTGCCTGGCCAGCTGTCGGGTGGGCAGCAGCAGCGCGTCGCGATTGCCCGCGCGATCGTGATCGAACCGCCGCTCGTGTTGATGGACGAACCGCTATCGAATCTCGATACGAAGCTGCGCATCGAAATGCGCGCGGAGATTCGCCGTATTCATAGCCAGCTCGAACGGGCGACGCTTTACGTGACGCACGATCAGGACGAGGCGCTGTCGATGGCCGATCGCATCGTCGTGATGAAAGAGGGCGTCGTACAGCAGGTCGGGACGCCGAAGGAAGTCTATGGCCGGCCGAAGAATCTGCATGTCGCGCGTTTCATGGGCTATCGCAACGTGCTCGAGTTTGCGCTCGAAGGTCAGCAGGGCGATGGCGTCGCGGTGAACGCGAGTGGCGTGCGCCTGCTTGGTGTTGCGATGGACGGGTTCGACAGTCAACGCGTGTGCGTTGCGCTGCGACCCGAAGATCTCGAACTGGCCGCGCCAGGAACCGACAATAGTTTCGACGCGGACGTCACGACAGTGGAGTACGGCGGTCACGATTCGCTGCTGCGTGTGCATACGATGTTCGGCGATCTGTGGGCGCGCATCGCCGGTGAATTTGTTGTCGGTGAGCGTTTGCGCTTAAGGGTGCCGCCGGCGCGTACGCTCGTCTACGACGGCAGCGAAGCACGATGAACACCGCAACCCTTGCGCCGCCCACCGCGCCACGCGATCCGAAAGCCTGGCTGGTTGCTCCAGCGCTGATCTTTATCCTCGCGCTGTTCGTCTACCCGTTCGTGTACGGTCTTGTCCTGTCGTTTCAACCGATGAACGGCGGCGGCGTGTGGGCGAACTACCGCACGTTCTTCACCGACACGTCGATGTGGCCGACGGTCCTCGTCACGCTCAAGCTCGCCGTACCCGCGACGCTGATCAATGTCGGCGTATCGGTGCCGGTCGCATTCGCGCTGCGGCGCCATTCGCCGTACCAGAAGCTTGTTACGACACTGCTCGTCATTCCCGTCACGCTCGGCACCGTGCTGATCGCCGACGGCATGCTC
This region includes:
- a CDS encoding aldehyde dehydrogenase (NADP(+)) yields the protein MQITGDMLIGGSAVRGTRGTLRAFDPARNAEIEPTFGAGGTAEVERACELAARAFDPYRAAPLETRARFLEAIADNIVALGDALIERAHAESALPKARLEGERGRTVGQLKLFAALVREGRWLTATLDSALPERKPQPRPDLRLQKIPVGPVAVFGASNFPLAFSVAGGDTASAFAAGCPVVAKAHPAHLGTSELVGRAIQKAVVDCDLPEGVFSLLVGAGNEIGEALVAHPAIKSVGFTGSRRGGLALVDIAAKRREPIPVFAEMSSVNPFFLLPGALKARGDEIAAGFVESVTLGVGQFCTNPGLVITLDGEETQRFIDAAAQALAKKGAQTMLTAGIAAAYKDGVLQRGEERGVTTVAQGMASDASCAALPALFTTNAMHFLATPELEDEIFGPTSLIVICPTIEDMLQVARHVEGQLTATLQLEAEDYPLARQLLPVLERKAGRILANGFPTGVEVSYAMVHGGPFPATSDSRSTSVGATAIERFLRPVCYQDLPADLLPEALRDENPLKLWRLRDGKLGRE
- a CDS encoding SMP-30/gluconolactonase/LRE family protein, giving the protein MTDASRRYPDLSVRILDPRFNALRLPLASVECLYQGTRWSEGPVWFGDGRYLLWSDIPNNRMLRWDEESGAVTPFRRPSNNANGNTRDREGRLVTCEHLTRRVTRTEYDGSITVLADRYLGKRLNSPNDVVVKSDGSIWFSDPTFGIEGYYEGEKQESELSACVYRVDGQTGEVSVVADTVLGPNGLAFSPDESVLYIVESRGTPRKIRAFDVAGDGRTLTGDRVLIDAGQGTPDGFRVDIHGNLWCGWGMGTDELDGVRVFTAQGEAIGHIALPERCANLCFGGRHRNRLFMAASHGLYSLYVNTQGVKGG
- a CDS encoding extracellular solute-binding protein, which encodes MIFSGSGSARYVAACATLTAAATLTAFAPLAHAAGPVALNIVDVAGDLQLTQKGFEAFKAKYPNLVSNITYTNAPAPQLPGKIKAMQGAGRSDIDLVLTGTDALAAGIQQNLWIKLLPDQAAAFPGTLDRYAPGPRKMQDLAQGYGLEVAYMPAGPLLEYNPAKVSDPPRTPAQLLQWCKAHPDKLIYARPANSGPGRTFLMGLPYVLGDKDPQDPVNGWDKTWAFLKQLNDCIPYYPGGTSAVMKELGEGTRDMTVTVTGWDINPRALGIVPAEFRVQAFDNMTWVNDAHYMVIPKGVPKEKLDVLYKLMNFMLEPAQQALTYDDGYFYPGPAIKGVTVDQAPAHSQDVLKQYGRPEYAKLLAERPHVLPLSASAMVAAFQKWDREVGAQKTK
- a CDS encoding ABC transporter ATP-binding protein, with amino-acid sequence MKHQFEQLRLAAVSRSFTSADGHPVAALQGLDLDIRRGEFIALLGPSGCGKSTALNCIAGLQPLTSGGIWLDETRIDILPPEKRGFGMVFQNYALFPHMSVLDNVGFGLKMRGVSKSETARRARDALQLVQLVGHERKLPGQLSGGQQQRVAIARAIVIEPPLVLMDEPLSNLDTKLRIEMRAEIRRIHSQLERATLYVTHDQDEALSMADRIVVMKEGVVQQVGTPKEVYGRPKNLHVARFMGYRNVLEFALEGQQGDGVAVNASGVRLLGVAMDGFDSQRVCVALRPEDLELAAPGTDNSFDADVTTVEYGGHDSLLRVHTMFGDLWARIAGEFVVGERLRLRVPPARTLVYDGSEAR